A region of Toxorhynchites rutilus septentrionalis strain SRP chromosome 1, ASM2978413v1, whole genome shotgun sequence DNA encodes the following proteins:
- the LOC129775645 gene encoding paired box protein Pax-1 — MEPENQAQQYGEVNQLGGVFVNGRPLPNSTRMRIVELARLGIRPCDISRQLRVSHGCVSKILARYHETGSILPGAIGGSKPRVTTPKVVTYIRELKQKDPGIFAWEIRDRLLSDGVCDKNNVPSVSSISRILRNKLGNITHHHTGSHTPHTPHLYNSIYPSYPYTTNSLKSELSCGGSPSPPTGVTPMRSPHPHCWPSSHSVTDILANVHHQAAVAALRNSGNIPASSQCHTTPPPPSLGAVMPNMGAANNMQQHHHHHQMQDSAAHQSPNSYNYYMYLQSGGMHHGGLASASGL; from the coding sequence AGAACCAAGCCCAACAGTACGGGGAGGTGAACCAGCTGGGTGGAGTGTTCGTGAATGGGCGACCGCTCCCCAACAGTACCCGCATGCGGATCGTCGAGCTCGCCCGACTCGGCATCCGTCCGTGTGACATCTCGCGCCAGCTGCGGGTCAGCCACGGGTGCGTTTCGAAGATCCTCGCCCGGTACCACGAGACCGGATCGATCCTGCCGGGAGCGATCGGTGGTTCGAAGCCACGCGTCACCACCCCCAAAGTGGTGACGTACATCCGCGAGCTGAAGCAGAAAGATCCGGGAATTTTCGCGTGGGAAATTCGCGACCGGTTGCTGTCAGATGGGGTGTGCGACAAAAACAACGTCCCCAGCGTCAGTTCGATCTCGAGAATCCTCCGGAATAAGCTGGGCAACATTACGCACCATCACACCGGAAGCCACACCCCACACACTCCTCACCTCTACAACTCCATCTATCCCTCGTACCCGTACACGACAAACTCGCTCAAATCAGAACTATCCTGCGGGGGAAGCCCATCGCCACCGACCGGCGTAACCCCGATGCGATCACCCCACCCCCACTGCTGGCCATCGTCCCACTCGGTGACGGACATCCTGGCGAACGTGCACCACCAAGCGGCGGTGGCCGCCCTCCGCAACAGCGGAAACATCCCGGCGTCGTCCCAGTGTCACACCACACCCCCACCGCCCTCGCTGGGGGCGGTCATGCCGAACATGGGAGCCGCCAACAACATGCAGCAgcatcaccaccaccaccagaTGCAGGACAGTGCCGCCCACCAGTCGCCTAACTCGTACAACTACTACATGTATCTGCAGAGCGGCGGAATGCACCACGGCGGACTGGCCAGCGCTTCCGGCTTATAG